The Blastocatellia bacterium genome includes a region encoding these proteins:
- a CDS encoding PQQ-dependent sugar dehydrogenase produces MRKVLFAFLLFMLVAVLCFAVQRAAARTTTAIHSQEPAATAQLVPVLSGLSGPVYITNAHDGSNRLFVIEQAGRIKVLQPGATAPTVFLDISAKVLSGGEQGLLGLAFHPQFATNRRFFVDYTRRPDGATVIAEYQVSSNANIATPVEKTLLVIPQPFANHNGGMVEFGPDGYLYIGMGDGGSGNDPGNRAQNLNELLGKILRIDVDRSNGSQPYSSPIDNPFFGSVTGRDEIYAYGLRNPWRFSFDRATGELYVADVGQSAREEIDIVRRGRNYGWRIIEGTSCTGNDPALCATVQTEPPIAEYAHTGGRCSITGGYVYRGTRGSLPAGAYVYGDYCTGEIFLLQGGGSTRLEDTTLHITSFGEDEAGEVYVVAQEGTIYRLGSESGSPLPFAVSSAVVRKRASGAVLDPISVRGNAKKFEIVVFESSSTPVAASINATVVVNGTELATDYTIEAGQPVFVARLKNFMLATPGPLVVEVVRADGSRSNALTLQVVAEQ; encoded by the coding sequence ATGAGAAAGGTGTTGTTTGCTTTCCTGCTTTTCATGCTCGTCGCCGTCCTTTGCTTTGCCGTCCAGCGCGCCGCGGCGCGCACCACCACCGCAATTCATTCACAGGAGCCCGCCGCCACCGCACAGCTCGTCCCTGTGCTGTCGGGGCTGTCCGGCCCGGTCTATATCACCAATGCCCACGACGGCAGCAACCGCCTGTTTGTCATCGAGCAGGCGGGGCGAATCAAGGTGCTGCAACCCGGCGCTACCGCGCCAACCGTCTTTCTCGACATCAGCGCGAAAGTTTTATCGGGCGGCGAGCAGGGACTGTTGGGCCTCGCCTTTCACCCGCAGTTTGCGACCAACCGCCGCTTCTTCGTTGACTACACGCGGCGGCCCGACGGTGCGACGGTGATCGCCGAGTATCAAGTGTCGTCGAATGCCAACATCGCCACGCCTGTCGAAAAGACTTTGCTCGTCATCCCGCAGCCGTTCGCCAATCACAACGGCGGCATGGTCGAGTTCGGCCCGGACGGTTATCTCTACATCGGCATGGGCGATGGCGGCTCGGGCAATGATCCCGGCAACCGCGCACAGAATCTCAACGAGCTGCTCGGCAAGATTCTGCGCATTGACGTAGACCGCTCGAATGGCAGCCAGCCGTACAGCTCGCCGATTGATAATCCGTTCTTCGGCTCGGTCACCGGGCGCGACGAGATATACGCTTACGGGCTGCGCAATCCGTGGCGCTTCTCGTTCGACCGCGCGACGGGTGAGCTGTATGTCGCAGACGTCGGGCAGAGCGCCCGTGAAGAGATAGACATTGTCCGGCGGGGCCGCAACTATGGCTGGCGGATTATCGAAGGCACGTCCTGCACGGGCAATGACCCGGCGCTGTGCGCGACGGTGCAGACCGAGCCGCCCATCGCTGAATACGCGCACACGGGCGGGCGCTGCTCGATCACCGGCGGCTATGTTTATCGCGGCACGCGCGGCAGCCTGCCCGCAGGTGCTTATGTTTATGGCGACTACTGCACGGGCGAAATCTTTCTGCTGCAAGGCGGCGGGTCAACGCGGCTCGAAGACACCACGTTGCACATCACCTCGTTCGGCGAAGACGAGGCCGGTGAGGTCTACGTCGTCGCTCAAGAGGGCACGATCTATCGCCTGGGCAGCGAGTCGGGGTCGCCGCTGCCGTTTGCGGTCAGCAGCGCCGTGGTGCGCAAGCGGGCGAGCGGCGCAGTGCTAGACCCCATCAGCGTGCGCGGCAACGCCAAGAAGTTCGAGATTGTCGTCTTTGAATCATCGTCAACGCCGGTGGCGGCATCAATCAATGCCACGGTCGTCGTCAACGGCACCGAGCTTGCCACCGATTACACGATAGAAGCGGGCCAGCCGGTATTCGTCGCGCGGCTGAAGAACTTCATGCTGGCGACGCCCGGCCCGCTCGTCGTCGAAGTCGTGCGCGCCGACGGCTCGCGCTCGAATGCGCTGACCCTACAAGTCGTCGCCGAGCAATAG